In Coturnix japonica isolate 7356 unplaced genomic scaffold, Coturnix japonica 2.1 chrUnrandom1071, whole genome shotgun sequence, the DNA window tgaGGGTTTGGGGGTCACTGGACGGTTCTGTGGGGTATGGGAGTCCTATAGGGTCTGGAGGTTGCTGGATGGTTCCTTTTGGGTTCCTCTGGAGTCTAGACTTGTTGCAGAGTCACCATAAAGGGTTATGGGGGTCAGGTCCATCCCCCTCTATATGGGGCAGCCAGAGGGGCTCTGCAgggccccataagtgcccctCTGGCCCTATAGGTGTGCCACGGGGGAGGCCTGGCAGGAGATCATGCTGGCCAGCCTGCCTGGCAAGCGCTGCGACCCCGAATCAGACGCTGGGCCCGGTGAGGAGTTCACCTGCGGCAGCAACTTCGCCATCGTCTACTTCATCAGCTTCTTCATGCTCTGTGCCTTCCTGGtgagccccacagccctgccccacagccgGCTCCCTGCCCCACGGCCGCCCCATAGCAGGCAGAGCTCTCTGTCCCTTCCCCACCTCCAGATCATAAACCTCTTTGTGGCTGTCATCATGGACAACTTTGACTACCTGACACGCGACTGGTCCATCCTGGGGCCCCACCACCTGGATGAGTTCAAACGGATCTGGGCTGAGTACGACCCAGCTGCCAGGTCTGTCACCATCA includes these proteins:
- the LOC107307847 gene encoding voltage-dependent L-type calcium channel subunit alpha-1D-like is translated as MLFFIYAVIGMQTFGKVALEDGTQINRNNNFQTFPQAVLLLFRCATGEAWQEIMLASLPGKRCDPESDAGPGEEFTCGSNFAIVYFISFFMLCAFLIINLFVAVIMDNFDYLTRDWSILGPHHLDEFKRIWAEYDPAA